Proteins co-encoded in one Taeniopygia guttata chromosome 4, bTaeGut7.mat, whole genome shotgun sequence genomic window:
- the PCM1 gene encoding pericentriolar material 1 protein isoform X4, protein MATGGGPFEEGMNDQDLPSWTNESLDDRLNNTDWGGQQKKANRSSEKNKKKLSGEGETRLTNDISPESSPGMERRKTRTSHSFPHARYMTQMSVPEQAELERLKQRINFSDLDQRSIGSDSQGRATAANNKRQLNESKKPFNFLSLQINTNKSKDPASGSQKKEGGVSAQCKELFGAALSKDLLQNCQVSAQEDGRGEQAMDSSQIVSRLVQIRDYIAKASSMRDDLVEKNERSANVERLSHLIDDLKEQEKSYLKFLQKMLARDPQQEAKEELENLKKQHDLLKRMLQQQEELKALQGRQAALLALQHKAEQAIAVLDDSVVTETTGSVSGVSLTSELNEELNDLIQRFHNQLHDSQTQSVPDNRRQAESLSLTREISQSRNSSMSEHQSDEKAQLFNKMRMLQGKKQKMDKLLGELHTLRDQHLNNSSFFPASGSPQRSVDQRSTTSAASGPVGIATVVNGETNSLASAPYPPDSLVSQNESEEDENLNPTEKLQKLNEVRKRLNELRELVHYYEQTSDMMTDAVNENTKEEEETEESESDSEHEDPQPVTNIRNPQGISSWSEINSNSNVQCGTNNRDGRHLNTDCEINNRSAANIRTLKMSSALDCHNRENDKHLDLPQGEDDEVEEDRVSEDSMSSHRSSLADVAGDAEFEQKINRLIAAKQKLRQLQNLAAMVQDDDPEPQGAIANASNISDLLGEVEETKQQPNNVRASSNKLKKDVRLNEKAREKFYEAKLQQQQRELKQLQEERRKLFEIQEKIQVLQKACPDLQLSAGLGNCPANRQTSQATSTPAMNERNTAGKPLFVCDESVPVGSELWSEMRRHEILREELRQRRKQLEALMAEDQRRRELAETISTVAASVKSEGSEAQCIPQQSRTEKTMATWGGSTQCALEEENGDEDGYLSDGVGQAEEEEEDASSLNDSFSVYPNNNIPENGYFVKGSKDRWKNCRPLSADGNYRPVSKTRQQQNISMRRQENFRWMSEFSYVEEKERWQEQINQLKKQHEFSVSICQTLMQDQQTLSCLLQTLLTGPYNMMPNNLASSQINLIMHQLNQCYTQLNWQQNNVQRLKQMLSDLMQQQEQCQEKPSRKERGSSAPPPPSPVFCPFNYPPQPVNLFSIPGFTNFSSFAPGINCNPVFPCGFGDFAHNVSPRSSEQQGQQHPLDPNTSGKTEYMAFPKPFESSSSNGGEKQRRNHRQPEEEMEKRSTWLDDSQEMKKDDQSQLNAGFAVSVQNIASGHKSQCDMNRKREFDEESLESFSSMPDPIDPTTVTKTFRSRKASAQASLASKDKTPKSKNKRKNSSQLKGRIKNTGYESASASSVCEPCKNTKSRHSDDVVHAKVFSKRNQEQLEKIIKYSRSTEMSSETGSDLSMFEALRDTIYSEVATLISQNESRPHFLIELFHELQLLNTDYLRQRALYALQDIVTRHLCEKNEKGKCAKSLNSATWVASNSELTPSESLASTDDETFGKNFSTEACQNCEQPDADNGSTMSTSSNFEPFATDDLGNTVIHLDKALSWMREYERMKVEAESTLDSEGCSSNFQGASTAKLEGPGTGECQSVPQSGDVSSVPCPRIDTQQLDRQIKAIMKEVIPFLKEHMDEVCSSQLLISVRRMVLTLTQQNDESKEFVKFFHKQLGSILQDSLAKFAGRKLKDCGEDLLVEISEVLFNELAFFKLMQDLDNNSISVKQRCKRKIETTEVMQSYAKEAKKGLQVDVCSSVEDVDEDKDKDETETAKQVPDSEVCAGNGVPESIRSDASDQEEDEESESGPVAISLSKAETQALTNYGSGEDENEDEEIEFEEGPVDVQTSLQASSETTENEQTSNQELSKAKSSEILSSEQEPVNVKGEQDVAAAVHDYLSVMENTPDLTVNSPESFITATVKTEGSSSSLAVNETQTPDTTCAENKSAASSESSMAGSPDTESPVLVNEYEPGSGNVSQKSDEDDFVKVEDLPLKLAVYSEADIMKKMETEAQTKSLSDELLDGDGAQDQELVGDAQTLKEPEIFGAQNA, encoded by the exons ATGGCAACAGGAGGTGGTCCCTTTGAAGAAGGCATGAATGATCAGGACTTGCCCAGCTGGACCAATGAGAGCCTTGATGACCGGCTGAACAACACG GACTGGGGAGGTCaacagaagaaagcaaacagatcttcagagaaaaacaagaaaaagcttAGTGGGGAAGGTGAAACAAGACTTACTAATGACATATCTCCAGAGTCTTCACCGGGAATGGAACGACGCAAGACCAGAACTTCTCATAGCTTTCCTCATGCTCGATACATGACTCAGATGTCTGTTCCAGAGCAGGCTGAACTTGAAAGGCTTAAACAAAGAATTAACTTCAGTGATCTGGATCAG AGAAGCATTGGAAGTGATTCTCAAGGCAGGGCAACGGCTGCTAATAACAAACGTCAActtaatgaaagcaaaaaaccaTTCAACTTCCTGTCACTGCAGATTAACACTAACAAAAGCAAAGATCCTGCCTCAGGTTCCCAAAAAAAGGAAGGTGGGGTATCAGCGCAATGTAAAGAGTTGTTTGGTGCTGCTCTAAGCAAGGATTTATTGCAAAATTGTCAAGTGTCTGCTCAAGAAGATGGAAGGGGAGAACAAGCGATGGATAGTAGCCAG ATTGTGAGCAGACTAGTTCAGATTCGCGACTATATTGCTAAGGCCAGCTCCATGCGGGATGATCTTgtagagaaaaatgaaagatcGGCCAATGTTGAGCGTTTATCACACCTTATAGATGACCTTAAAGAGCAGGAGAAATCCTATCTGAAATTTTTGCAAAAGATGCTT GCCAGAGATCCTCAACAGGAAGCTAAGGAAGAGTTGGAGAACTTGAAGAAACAGCATGATTTATTGAAAAGAATGCTACAACAGCAGGAGGAATTAAAGGCTCTTCAAGGAAGACAGGCAGCTCTTCTTGCTTTGCAGCATAAAGCAGAGCAAGCCATTGCTGTCCTGGATGATTCTG TTGTAACAGAAACTACAGGTAGTGTTTCAGGAGTGAGTCTTACATCAGAACTGAACGAAGAATTGAATGACTTAATTCAACGCTTTCACAACCAACTTCATGATTCACAG ACACAGTCTGTGCCTGACAATAGAAGGCAAGCAGAAAGCCTTTCACTTACCAGAGAGATTTCACAAAGCAGAAACTCTTCAATGTCTGAACACCAGTCAGATGAGAAGGCACAGCTTTTCAACAAGATGCGAATGTTGCAGGGTAAAAAGCAAAAGATGGACAAACTATTAGGAGAACTTCATACACTTCGTGACCAGCATCTAAATAACTCTTCCT tttttccTGCTTCAGGTTCTCCTCAAAGGAGTGTTGATCAAAGAAGTACAACTTCAGCTGCTTCTGGTCCTGTAGGCATAGCAACTGTTGTCAATGGTGAAACAAATAGTCTGGCATCTGCTCCCTATCCTCCTGATTCCCTGGTTTCTCAGAATGAGAGTGAAGAGGATGAAAATCTAAATCCAACAGAAAAGCTTCA gaAGCTAAATGAGGTTCGTAAGAGACTGAATGAGTTACGTGAGTTAGTTCACTACTATGAGCAGACATCTGATATGATGACAGATGCTGTGAATGAAAACActaaggaggaggaagaaacagaagaatCAGAAAGTGATTCTGAACATGAAGATCCACAGCCTGTTACAAATATTAG AAACCCTCAAGGAATCAGTAGTTGGAGTGAAATAAATAGCAACTCAAATGTACAGTGTGGAACTAATAACAGAGATGGAAGACATCTTAATACAGACTGTGAAATAAACAACCGATCTGCTGCTAATATAAGGACTCTAAAAATGTCTTCTGCTTTAG ACTGTCATAATAGGGAGAATGACAAACACCTCGATCTACCCCAAGGTGAAGATGATGAAGTGGAAGAAGATCGAGTTAGTGAAGATTCCATGTCTAGTCACAGAAGCAGCCTGGCTGATGTGGCTGGAGATGCCGAGTTTGAGCAGAAGATCAATAGGCTTATAGCTGCAAAACAGAAGCTTAGACAGTTACAAAACCTTGCTGCTATGGTGCAG GATGATGATCCAGAACCTCAAGGAGCAATTGCAAATGCATCTAATATTAGTGACTTGTTGGGTGAGGTGGAAGAGACAAAGCAACAACCAAACAATGTCCGAGCAAGTTCCAACAAGTTAAAAAAAGATGTGCGACTGAATGAAAAAGCAAG AGAGAAGTTCTATGAAGCTaaacttcagcagcagcaaagggagCTTAAGCAGTtacaagaagaaagaagaaaactgtttgaaatccaggaaaaaattcAAGTGTTACAGAAAGCTTGTCCTGACCTTCAA tTGTCAGCTGGCCTGGGTAACTGCCCAGCAAATAGACAGACTTCACAAGCAACATCAACTCCAGCCATGAATGAGCGTAACACAGCTGGCAAGCCTTTATTTGTGTGTGATGAATCTGTACCAGTAGGCAGTGAG TTATGGTCTGAGATGAGAAGACATGAGATTTTAAGAGAAGAACTGCGACAGAGAAGAAAGCAACTTGAAGCTTTAATGGCTGAAGATCAGAGAAGGAGAGAGCTTGCAGAAACAATATCTACGGTTGCTGCATCTGTTAAAAGTGAGGGGTCAGAAGCTCAGTGTAttccacagcagagcaggactgAAAA GACAATGGCTACGTGGGGAGGTTCTACCCAGTGTGCCCTAGAGGAAGAAAACGGAGATGAAGATGGTTATCTCTCTGATGGAGTTGGTCAGgcagaagaagaggaagaagatgcATCAAGTTTGAATGACAGTTTCTCTGTTTATCCCAATAACAACATACCGGAAAATGGATATTTTGTTAAAGGAAGCAAAGATAG GTGGAAAAATTGCCGTCCCCTTTCAGCAGATGGAAATTATCGTCCAGTGTCTAAGACCAGGCAACAGCAAAACATAAGTATGCGGCGTCAGGAGAATTTTCGGTGGATGTCTGAGTTTTCCTATGTGGAAGAAAAGGAACGATGGCAAGAGCAGATCAATCAGTTGAAGAAACAGCATGAGTTTAGTGTCAGCATTTGTCAAACTTTGATGCAGGATCAGCAG ACTCTCTCTTGCCTTCTACAGACCTTGCTCACAGGCCCCTACAACATGATGCCAAATAATCTTGCATCTTCACAAATAAATCTTATTATGCATCAATTAAACCAGTGTTACACTCAACTGAATTGGCAGCAGAATAATGTCCAAAG gttGAAACAAATGTTAAGTGATCTTATGCAGCAGCAAGAACAGTGTCAAGAGAAACCATCAAGAAAGGAGAGAGGTAGTAGTGCACCTCCACCTCCATCTCCTGTTTTCTGTCCATTCAACTACCCTCCACAACCTGTGAACCTCTTTAGTATTCCAGGATTTactaatttttcttcctttgctccAG GTATTAACTGTAATCCAGTGTTCCCATGTGGTTTCGGAGATTTTGCACATAATGTTTCTCCACGCAGCAGTGAGCAGCAGGGGCAACAACATCCTCTAGATCCTAATACTTCCGGGAAAACTGAGTACATGGCATTCCCCAAACCCTTTGAAAGCAGTTCCTCTAatggaggagaaaaacaaag gaGGAATCATAGACAGCCTGaagaggaaatggagaaaagatCAACTTGGCTTGATGATAGCCAAGAAATGAAGAAAGATGATCAGTCTCAGCTGAATGCAGGTTTTGCAGTTTCAGTACAAAACATTGCTTCTGGTCATAAAAGTCAGTGTGATATGAACCGGAAAAGAGAGTTTGATGAAGAGTCTTTGGAGAGTTTCAGTAGCATGCCTGATCCAATAGACCCAACTACTGTGACAAAGACATTTAGATCTAGAAAAGCATCAGCACAAGCAAGCCTGGCATCAAAAGATAAAACGCCCAAATCCAAGAATAAGAGGAAGAATTCTTCTCAGCTAAAAGgcagaattaaaaatactg GTTATGAAAGTGCAAGTGCTTCTAGTGTGTGTGAACCCTGCAAGAACACTAAAAGCAGACACTCTGATGATGTCGTTCATGCAAAGGTGTTCAGCAAAAGGAATCAGGAAcaattggaaaaaataataaaatacagtaGATCTACAGAAATGTCTTCAG aaaCTGGTAGTGATCTTTCTATGTTTGAAGCTTTGCGAGACACAATTTATTCTGAAGTGGCAACTCTTATTTCTCAAAATGAGTCTCGTCCCCACTTTCTTATTGAACTTTTCCACGAGCTTCAGCTGCTAAATACAGATTATCTGAGGCAAAGGGCTCTATATGCTTTACAG GATATAGTGACCAGACATTTAtgtgagaaaaatgaaaaaggaaagtgTGCAAAATCACTGAATTCTGCAACATGGGTGGCATCAAATTCTGAACTCACTCCTAGTGAAAGTCTTGCCTCTACAGATGAT GAAACTTTTGGCAAGAACTTTTCTACAGAAGCATGTCAAAATTGTGAACAACCTGATGCAGACAATGGCAGTACTATGTCTACTTCTTCAAATTTTGAACCGTTTGCCACTGATGACCTGG GCAACACAGTGATTCACTTAGATAAAGCTTTGTCTTGGATGAGGGAATATGAGCGTATGAAAGTTGAAGCTGAAAGTACCCTTGACTCTGAGGGCTGCTCTAGTAATTTTCAGGGTGCTTCTACTGCTAAATTAGAAG gTCCAGGTACTGGTGAATGTCAGTCTGTGCCACAGTCAGGTGATGTTTCTTCAGTTCCGTGTCCTCGTATAGATACTCAGCAGCTTGACCGGCAGATTAAAGCAATTATGAAAGAGGTCATTCCTTTTCTCAAG GAACACATGGATGAAGTGTGCTCTTCTCAATTACTGATATCAGTAAGACGTATGGTCTTGACTCTTACGCAGCAAAATGATGAAAGTAAAGAATTTGTGAAGTTCTTTCATAAGCAGCTTGGCAGTATACTTCAG GATTCACTGGCGAAATTTGCTGGTAGAAAATTAAAAGATTGTGGGGAGGATCTTCTTGTGGAGATCTCTGAAGTGTTATTCAATGAATTAGCCTTTTTTAAACTCATGCAAGACTTGGATAACAACAGTATTTCTGTAAAGCAGAGATGTAAACGAAAAATAGAAACCACTGAAGTAATGCAGTCTTATGCTAAAgag GCAAAAAAAGGTCTCCAGGTGGATGTTTGTTCTTCTGTTGAAGATGTCGATGAGGACAAA GACAAGGATGAGACTGAAACTGCTAAACAAGTACCGGACTCAGAAGTGTGTGCTGGTAACGGAGTGCCTGAAAGTATTAGATCTGATGCATCTGATcaagaggaagatgaggaaaGTGAAAGTGGTCCAGTGGCAATAA GTTTATCAAAAGCAGAAACTCAAGCTCTGACTAACTATGGCAGTGGAGAAGATGAAAATGAAGATGAAGAAATAGAATTTGAGGAAGGACCTGTTGATGTGCAAACATCATTACAAGCCAGCAGTGAAACAACTGAAAATGAACAG ACTTCAAACCAAGAATTGAGTAAGGCAAAAAGCAGTGAGATTTTGTCATCAGAACAAGAGCCTGTTAATGTTAAAG GTGAACAAgatgtggctgcagctgtgcacGATTACCTCAGTGTCATGGAGAATACACCAGATTTAACAGTGAATTCCCCAGAATCCTTTATAACAGCCACTGTGAAAACTGAAGGATCAAGCTCATCTTTGGCAGTGAATGAAACTCAAACACCAGATACCACATGTGCAGAAAACAAATCTGCTGCAAGTTCTGAAAGCTCCATGGCTGGAAGCCCTGATACAGAGTCACCTGTGCTAGTGAATGAATAT GAACCTGGTTCTGGAAATGTAAGTCAAAAATCTGATGAAGATGACTTTGTGAAAGTTGAAGACTTGCCCCTCAAACTTGCTGTGTATTCAGAG GCAGAtataatgaagaaaatggaaacagaGGCCCAAACCAAGAGTTTGTCTGATGAATTACTGGATGGAGATGGAGCTCAAGATCAAGAATTAGTAGGAGATGCCCAAACATTGAAAGAAcctg aaatttttGGAGCTCAAAATGCGTAA